One Misgurnus anguillicaudatus chromosome 22, ASM2758022v2, whole genome shotgun sequence DNA segment encodes these proteins:
- the cenpv gene encoding centromere protein V isoform X1, protein MILDFVWACLVATAEREKPDDLAETCDPSFSMERDDLVKHTGGCHCGAVRFEVYNAPDLHVFNCNCSICTKKQNRHFIVPKSYFTLLQGSDNLTTYTYNTHTAKHTFCKTCGVQSFYTPRSNPDGFGVAPHCLDPGTVRSITVEDFCGENWEESMKKHLTIKSMSKPTKDV, encoded by the exons ATGATCTTGGACTTTGTCTGGGCTTGTCTTGTTGCAACAGCTGAACGGGAGAAACCCGATGACTTGGCAGAAACATGTGATCCA TCATTTTCAATGGAGCGTGATGATCTTGTGAAACACACCGGGGGTTGTCACTGTGGGGCGGTGCGCTTTGAGGTGTACAATGCCCCAGATTTACATGTGTTCAATTGCAA TTGCAGCATTTGTACGAAGAAACAAAATCGTCACTTCATTGTGCCAAAATCCTATTTTACCTTGCTGCAG GGCTCAGACAACCTAACCACGTACACATATAACACGCACACCGCAAAGCACACATTCTGCAAAACATGCGGTGTCCAAAGTTTCTATACTCCACGATCTAACCCTGATGGATTTG GCGTTGCGCCCCATTGTTTGGACCCTGGAACGGTGAGAAGTATAACAGTGGAGGATTTCTGTGGAGAGAACTGGGAGGAAAGTATGAAGAAGCATCTGACTATTAAAAGCATGTCAAAACCAACAAAGGATGTATAA
- the cenpv gene encoding centromere protein V isoform X2 has protein sequence MERDDLVKHTGGCHCGAVRFEVYNAPDLHVFNCNCSICTKKQNRHFIVPKSYFTLLQGSDNLTTYTYNTHTAKHTFCKTCGVQSFYTPRSNPDGFGVAPHCLDPGTVRSITVEDFCGENWEESMKKHLTIKSMSKPTKDV, from the exons ATGGAGCGTGATGATCTTGTGAAACACACCGGGGGTTGTCACTGTGGGGCGGTGCGCTTTGAGGTGTACAATGCCCCAGATTTACATGTGTTCAATTGCAA TTGCAGCATTTGTACGAAGAAACAAAATCGTCACTTCATTGTGCCAAAATCCTATTTTACCTTGCTGCAG GGCTCAGACAACCTAACCACGTACACATATAACACGCACACCGCAAAGCACACATTCTGCAAAACATGCGGTGTCCAAAGTTTCTATACTCCACGATCTAACCCTGATGGATTTG GCGTTGCGCCCCATTGTTTGGACCCTGGAACGGTGAGAAGTATAACAGTGGAGGATTTCTGTGGAGAGAACTGGGAGGAAAGTATGAAGAAGCATCTGACTATTAAAAGCATGTCAAAACCAACAAAGGATGTATAA